TTTTTATCCTTTCCTTTCGGCAGCCTCCCTGCTTCCTTTAGCGCCTGGGCGATGATCCATTCCATTTGCCCGTTGACGCTCCTGAATTCATCCGCCGCCCAGCGCTCCAGCGCTTCATACGTAGCGCCATCTATCCGCAACACAAAGGATTTTTTTTCTTTTCCAGCCATGAATGCTTATTGATAAAGATTTGCAGTCCTTTTATTTACCGGGATTACCGGAATCATACGCTTATTGATACAAAGATCCGGTATTCAACACCGGCGTTGCTGCTTTTTCGGCGCAGAGCACTACCATGAGATTACTTACCATGGCGGCTTTCCGTTCCTCGTCCAGCGACACGATCTGTTTGCGCGATAGCTGTTCCAGCGCCATTTCCACCATGCCCACAGCACCTTCCACGATCTTGCTGCGCGCAGCCACAATAGCCGTGGCCTGCTGACGCTGCAGCATGGCGCCTGCAATCTCCGGCGCATAGGCGAGATGACTGATGCGTGCTTCCCTCACAGTGATGCCTGCTGCGAAAAGGCGGTCGTTCAGTTCCTGTTCCAGCAATTCATTTACCTTTTCTCCACCATCACGGAGCGATATTTCGGCGTTCTCGTCATTCATTCTTTCATAAGGGCAATTGGTGGCAAGATGCCGCACCGCCGCTTCGCTCTGCACATTCACATATTGCTGGAACCCTTCCACCTCAAAAGCCGCCTTATAAGTATCGCTTACCTGCCACACGATCACCGCAGCGATCTCGATAGGGTTCCCCATCTTGTCATTCACCTTCAATGTTTGCCCGTTCAGATTGTGTGCGCGCAAAGAAATATTCTGCGAGCGGAAAAGAGGATTCACCCATAACAAACCATTCTGCTTCACTGTGCCAACATACTTGCCAAAGAAGGTCAGTACCCGCGAATGGTTCGGATTCACGATCATGATACCCTTGGAAATAAAAATGAACAGAAGAAAGAGAATGATCGTAGCGATGATCCACCCGCTTTCTCCCCGGGAAGTTTGTATGATGGCGTAGATGCCACCGAGGAAAGTGAGAATGGATAAGGCAAAGGCGAGGTAACCGGATACCGGTCTGGTTATTTTTTCCATGATAGGGGAATTTTAAAGTGATATCAATTTGATATCAAATATAACCATCCTTTTCTGATCCCCAAAAAAAATCCGCGGGGAACGCCCCCGCGGAAAATGCCCGGTACGGCAGGCCGGTTTTACTCAACCCTCCTTCAGCCGCAGCTCATTCTTGTATTCCTTCGGCGTTTTTCCCACAATCTCCTTGAAAAAGCGGTTGAAGTTGGACAGGTTCTTGAACCCGCAGGAATACGCGATCTCCGCAATGGACCAGTCCTCTTCCGTCAGGCGCTTGCAGGCATGGCCGATGCGGACCTCGTTGAGGAACTGCACAAAAGATTTCTTCGTCCGGTTCTTGAAAAAACGGCAGAACGATTGCGGGGAAAGATTGGTAATGCCTGCCACATCCTGCAGGGAGATCTCCTTTGAAAAGTTGTTCATCACGTATTTGAACACCTCGTCTATCTTGTGATTGTCCTTTACATTATAGGCATGGGAATATCCCGTACTGGCAAGGTAGTAGCAGTCCTTCGTCTCGGACAGTACCCGGAGGATGTTCAGCAGGGAAATGATCCGCTCCAGCCCTTCTTTCCGCGGCAGGGTAAGTATTTCCTCTTTCAGCTTCTCCTGGGTGTCGCCGATGATCTTCATGCCGCGCTGTGCCCGGTGAAACAGATCGGTCAGTGCTTTGGTCTCCGGCAGGCCGTAGAATTTGTCGCCAAATATGTCTTTCGGAAAATAAATAACGACCGAGCGCGCTTTTACCGACTCGTCGTGATGATGATAAGCCTCGTCATTATACCAGACATGCGGGATATTAGGCCCCAGGAACACCATATCCCCTACATCAAAGCTCTCTATGCTGTCTCCAACAATTCTCTTGCCATGACTTTCGGTAACATACACCAGTTCGCATTCGGGATGGAAATGGAAGGGCGTATTAAAAAAGGGATCGCATCGCTCTATAATGGTGATCTGGTTGTCGGCAAAGGCCCCCACTTTGATAAGAATGGGTTTCATGCTTCCTTATTGGTTTTAGTCCTATGAAAAAGTTGGCTTTAAACGTCTGCCATTTTGAATTCTATTTTGCCAAATTATTAAATTTAAGTTAAAAAAGTACAAGTCTGCAGAAATATCTTACGGGAATTGTCAGGTTTTCACCATAATTTTAGCAGATGGGAATAAAATCGCTTACCGGTGGCCGTTTTCGCTGTAAAGCAGGCTGCAAAGGCAATCCGGGCCGGGATTTCTTTTTCATTTCATGATATTTACGTACCTTGTCTATGCTAAATCGATTAAGCACAGCAACGACCTCTGACCACATATGAAAGGAGTATCAATCAAAGATATCGCTAAACAAGCCGGTGTTTCACCTACCACCGTATCATTTGTACTGAATGGCAAAGCGAAGGAAAAAAGGATCAGCGACCAGGTAAGCAAGAAGATCCTCAAGCTGGCCAGCAAACTGAAATACAAACCTAATCAGCTTGCCAGGGGCCTGCGCACTGGCAAGACGAAGACCATCGGGCTCATTGTGGAGGACATTGCCAACCACTTCTTTGCCAATGTGGCCAAGATCGTAGAGGAGGAGGCGGACAAATTCGGGTACAAAGTGTTGTACGGCAGTACGGAGGACGACCAGGTCAAGGCAAAAGGTTTGCTGGAAGTGCTGGAATACCGGCAGGTAGACGGGTACATCATCACGCCCACACCCAGTCTGGATAAAGAGATCGAAGCCCTCAAGAATGCCCGCAAGCCCATGGTGCTGATGGACCGTTATCTTCCGCAGATACCCACCAATTATGTGATGGTGAATAACTTCCAGGGCGCCTATGACGCCGCGGAGTATCTGCTGGATACGGGATACAGCAAAATCGCGCTGGTCACCACCACCTCTGAACAGATACAAATGAAGGAACGCCTCAATGGTTTCACCGCGGCCATGAAAGCGCATAATGCCAGCTTCCCCCGCAGGATGCTGAAGAAAATACCCTTCACCGCCACCAGCAAAGAAGCCGTGGAACAGATCAAATCATTTATCAAAGGTATTCCGGACCTGGATGCCATATTCTTCAGCACCAACTACCTCGGTATTTACGGGATTGAGAGTATAAAGGAGCTGGGATTGAAGATCGGAGAGGATGTGGCACTGATCAGTTTTGATGATCATGACCTGTTCCGCTTACACACCCCCGGCATCACCTGTGTGGCGCAACCGATCAACGATATTGCCCGCAACCTCATACAAGTGCTCATGCATGAACTGAACGGGAATACCAGCCAGATCAACCAGGTGATACTGCCCGCCACTCTCATAAAGCGGGAATCCTGCAGGAAGATCGGGCAACAGGTGCCGGCCTGAAACAAGCCCCGATAATGCTATTTTGTGATAAGTTGATTCAGTTTTAGCATTTTGAAAAAAAAGTTGCATACAGTTTTGTTTTTTAACAAAAAGTTAAATATGTTTGAGTTGTGAATATGCGGCCAGATGCCTATATCCACGCAGTGAACAGACAAAACAGGCGTAAAAATCCAGAACCCGAAGCGGTTCTTTTTTTATAAATTTTTACTAAAACGTTTTAGTAAAACGCAGTGAACAGCATTATTAATACCTAACTAAACGCTAAACTAAACATCGGGACTAATTTTTATCGGGCTGGTAAAACAGTGGCCAGGCCTGTCTTTCAACGAGTAAATACCATAGAGCATTTCACGTGATCCGGTAAACAGTGAGCCGGCAAATTCAGACTAGAATCTAACGAGCATTTCAACTTCAGCCAAGGTATTTCCAAAAAATCTATTCAATTCAACGTATTTCAGCTAGATCGAGTTAATTATTTTTTAAAGCTTAAACGTAAACGTTCAACCAGGATCAACATCTGGCCTTTGTACACATAGCGGGTATGCATGACTCATGACCATACATGTACATGCTATTCGTCAAACGTTCAGCAAGGCCGCAAACAGTGAAACAAAGAATCAGTCAAAGCAGGATCAATCCGTGCTAACGGGATTTCGTACCCGCAACTTCCGGCATATAAACAAACAGTGAACCGGCATCGCAGCATGGCTGCAGGGCAGCATGTATTTATTCCTAACAGCTTAGTTTATCTCAATTTTAAAACAGACAACAATGAAAAGATCACTACTATTAGTGCTTTTGTGCTTGTTCGCTTGCAATGCAATGCTGATGGCACAGGAGAAAAGAACAATCAGGGGCGCCGTGAAAGATGACACGGGGCTTGGGCTCATTGGCGCCACAGTGGTTGAAAAAGGAACGACCAACGCAACAGTTACCGGAGAGAATGGCAATTTCAGCATCAGTGTTCCTTCCAATGCAACCCTGGTGATTTCATTTATAGGATATAAGACAAAGGAAGTGGCAGCGAGCAGTGAGCGATTGAATATCACACTTGAATTAGGAACGGGAGATCTGCAGGAAGTGGTGGTGACCTCGTTTGGTATCAACCGGCAGCAGAAGGCGCTTGGTTATGCCGTGAGTACCGTGAAAGGAGAAGACCTCACTAAAACCGGTTCGCCCAATTTCGCAACCGCGCTTTATGGTAAAGCTCCCGGCGTTCGTATCGGTGCCACCCCGGGCGGTGCAACAAGTGCAGCTAACATCACCATCCGCGGTATCAATACCATCACCGGCAGAAGCCAGCCACTGATCGTGATGGACGGTGTGCCCATCCGCGATGGTGAAGTGACCAACAACAACTATTGGGGAGATCAGCGCCTGAGGGGTAACGGGCTGCTGGACCTTAACCCGGAAGACATTGAAAGCATTACCGTATTGAAAGGTGCGCCTGCTGCTGCGCTGTACGGCTCAGAAGCCGTGAACGGCGTATTGCTGGTGACGACCAAGAAAGCAAAAGGTTTCAGTGTGGATGTGAATGCCAACTACAATTTTGATGAAGTAGCTTACCTGCCCCGCTATCAGAATGTAAGAGGCCCCGGTGCGCCACTGCATGTGAGCAATGGCGGACAGGATGCCGCCGGATTCATTTATCATGACCTGGATGGCGATGGCGTAAAGGAAACAAGAGGCGTACTTGGCCATACGATCAACTTCGGCCCTAAATTTGACGGTCAGCCTACACTGACATGGGATGGAAAGATCAGGCCGTATGAAGCCCAGGAAGATAACTATAAAGGACTGTTCAGAACGGCGAACAACTCCGCTGTGACTGTAGCTATTTCACAGTCGGGCAACAATGGTAATTTCCGCCTTTCCCTGACCCGCCAGGACAATCAGGGTGTGAGCCTCGGAGCAGACAACTCCAAGAACATCGCTAACCTGAACAGCACGCTGCAACTGGGAAGCAGGGTGACTACGGACATCCTCGTGAACTACATCAACCAAAAAACCAAGAACCGTCCCTATTCCATTGACCGCATGATCAACAATTTTACCGGGATGATCGGGCGTTTCGACAATGCGGACTGGTACCTGGACAAATACAAGACCAGCAAAGGATACCGCTTCGTGACCGGGTCGGAGCAAAGCCTTACACCTTCAGAGAATATTCTCTATCCCGGCTTCCGGGGCGATATTGCGGACTATGTATGGCGTGTGAAAGAACACAGGGAAGAAGAGTTGAGCAACCGCGTGATCGCCAGCATGACCAATACCTGGCAGATCATCAACGATCTGAAGCTGCGTGCAAGGATCGCTACGGACTTTACATCTTCGAAGACGGAAAGCAGGCAGACCACCGAAAGGCCGCTCGCTTTCGGTAACAGCGGATATTACGGAATGCAGAATTACAACAGTACGATCCTGTATGGCGACGCGCTCCTGACCTATACCAAAAAGATTGCTGATGTGGACCTGAGCATCATGGGCGGTTATACAGCAACAAAAGAAACCAACACAGCGCTGCAACGGGAGACCAATGGCGGTCTTAGCGTTGAGAACTGGTTTGACCTGCGGGCTTCCGTTAATACAGCGGGCGCCAACAACGACCTGAATTTCCGGAACAGCCATGTAAGGGATGCCTTCTTCGGAACAGCCAACCTGGCGTATAAGAATTATTTATTCCTGGAAGCAACACTTCGGAGCGACAGGACCTCTACTATGCACCCGGATGACAACAGCTTCCTGTATCCTTCAGTGAATGCCGGTTTTGTTTTCTCCGATGCATTCCAGATGCCAGCTTTCATGAACTTCGGCAAGCTGCGTGCATCATGGGGCATGGTGGGCAACTACCCGACCATTTACCAGGCTAACATCGCCTACAACCAGAATACGCTCGGCGTACAGAAATCAGGTGGTCAACCCGTAATCTATACAACAATACCTACGACATTCGGTAACGACGGCATCCGCGCGGAAATAAAGAAAGAGTTTGAGTTCGGTTTGCAGACCAGGTTCCTTAACAACAGACTGGAGCTGGATGTATCTTACTATGATGCCAGGATCATAGACCAGATATTGCCTTTAACGATCGCCGCGTCTACCGGCGCTACTTCTGTGCTGACCAACATCGGTACTTTGCACAACAAAGGTCTGGAGATTGGAGTGAATGGCTCACTCATCAAGCAGAGGAACTTCTCCTGGAATTCCACCTTCAACGTAGCATGGAACAAGAACAAGGTGGTAAAACTGGCTACAGGTTCCGACGAGCTGTTGCATGCTGATTACGATGGTAACGCAGCACAGTTGATCTCCAAAGTTGGACAACCAATGGGCGACTTCTATGTGCATCCCATCGCCAGAAATTCAAAAGGAGAAGCGATCATCGAGTCTAATGGTCTGTACAAACTGGATGAGGGGATGGTAAAGGTAGGCAATGCCATGCCGAAGCTGGTTGGTGGTTTCATTAATACATTCGCTTACAAATCCTTCGCTCTCGAAGCGGTGTTGGACTTCCGTATCGGTGGGCATGTTATGCCGACTGGCATCAACTGGATGATCAGCCGCGGTTTGCTGGAAGAGAGCCTGAAATATATGGACAAGGAAAGTGGTGGTCTCAGCTACTATGTTTCGAACGGCAAAGGTGTGCGTACGGACGCTGCGCAAGGCCCGAATGGTGAGCAGGTGTTTCATGACGGTATGCTGATGGAAGGTGTGACACAGGACGGTCTGCCTAACACCAATGTGATGTCCCAGGCATTCTACTACTGGAATACTTACAACTGGGGTGGGCCTCAGTATAGCTATTCCCGCTACGAGCTGTATGTGCAGAAGAACTCATACATCAAAATGAGAGAGCTTTCATTGAGCTATAATCTTCCTGCTAACATTGCCGGCAAGATCGGGGCTAAAAGGCTCCAGGCATCTGTTTTCGGCAGGAACCTCTTCTATCTTTACCGTACACTGAAAGATCTGGATGCGGAACAGACTACGGCCGGTTCAAGATGGCACCAGTCACTAACTAATACCGGTACCAACCCAAGCACAAGAACAATGGGTGTAATGGTCAGGGCCAGTTTCTAAATCTCATTCAGATCACAACAAAGACTTTTTATGAAAAAGATATATTTCGTTCTATTCTCAGTGCTGCTGGCAGGTACCATGAGCTGCTCCAGGAAGGAGTTCCGGGACAGCTATACGAATCCCGCAACAGTAGCCACATCATCAATAGAAAAACAATACGCAGGGGTTATCTACACCAGCCGGGAATATGTAGTGCCTTCCTACTGGCACTATTTTGTGATACTCCGGATCACGCTCGATCGCTTTTCGCAATCCATAGGATGGCAAAACGGGGATAACCAGTATGTACCGGGTGGTGCAGCGGTAAATGATCGCTGGAACAATTATTACAATGTGCTGGGCCAATACAGGGAACTGCAGAAGATCTATAACGGTCTTGCTGATGATGACAAGACCAACCAGCGTATTTACATGCTCACGTCCACTATTTTCTTCTACGATCTGACACAGCGCTCTGTAGATCTTCATGGTGCTATTCCCTGGTCTGCAGCGGGTATGCTCAGTACCAATGGTGGTGATTACCAGAAGTCCGCTGCAAAGTATGATCCCGCAACGGAGATCTACACCAAAATGCTGGATGATCTGAAAGCATTTGCAGACGAGTTGAATACCATCACCATTCCTACTGCCCTTATAGCGCGGTTCGAAAGCATGGACCTGATCAACAATGGCAGCCTTGTTCTCTGGAGGAAATATTGCAACTCGCTGCGGTTGAGAATGCTCATGAGGGTATCCGGCGTTCCGGCTTTCCAGGCAAGGGCCAATACCGAGATTGCGCAGATACTGGGCAACAGTGCTTCTTATCCCCTGGTTGGAACAAATACGGATAATATCCGGATCGATGTTTATGACCTGAACTCGGACCTGCATGCCAAAGGATTCAGAACAGGCCTCGAAGACTGGAATGGCAACATTGCAGGGAAAAAGATGATCGATCACATGAAGGCTAACAGTGATCCCCGGCTCAGGGCTATGTTCGAGCCTGGCGCAAATGCCGGTGGCGTTTACCATGGCCTCGACCCGATGGCTACCCGCAGTGCGCAGGAAGCAGCGATCGCGAGCGGCAACATTGCTATTTATAACCGCTCTACACTCAGCCGTAATGAGTTCTTCCCCGGCATGCTGATCAATGCCGCCGAGGTGAGCTTCCTGCTGGCGGAATACTACCTGAAGGCCGGCAATGCCACCAGTGCCAGAACGGCTTATGAAGACGGGATCAAACAATCGATAGACTATTACTATTGGCTAAGGACGCTGAGCAATGACGCCACCGGAGGCGCGCTGACGCCCACCAACGATACCGAGATCAATGCCTATAGAACAACTGCTGCTGTGAACTGGACGCTCGCGCTCACGAATGCTGCAAAGCTGAACCTGATCGCCACGCAGAAGTGGATCCACTACAGTGTGGTGCAGCCTTACGAAAACTGGGCAGAGATCAGAAGGCTGGACGCGCCTACCTTCAGTTTCGAGGTGGACAACTCCAATGCCCAGTCGCAGCCACCTATGCGCTGGCAATACCCGGCATCCGAACAAACCTACAATACAGCCAATTACCAGGCGGTACAGGCGGATGACAAGCTGACCACAAAGCTTTTCTGGGACGTACAATAACATTTTTGCTGAACGTTGAATAGTTAGATTTAAGCCTCGGGTCTTCTACCCGGGGCTTCCTTTTTTAGCCGGTAACCCGCGTACTATCTCATCGCTACCTGATATTATTTTAATAATTGTTAACGGAATATGAACATTCTATGAAAAAAAAGTTAAAGTTTCTTTTGTCTATTTACAAGGATTAGCTAAGTTGCAGCTGTTCGTTTTCATGAGCCAAATCTGTGTGTGTAGATGAAATGTTGAAAGGGATGACCACAGGTTTTTTTATTAGGGGTAATGCTAAATCGTTTTACTCCTGATATAGCGGCTGATGAATAGCGGAGATAACGTAGACTTGCTTGCTTATGAACGAAGACAAGACCCATAGGTAGCAGTGAACATTTTTTGATTTTTTCCATCATTATCAGCCAACAGTGTATGTAGGCCGGACCGCACAGGTGCCGGTTCAGCATGGCGTTTCATGTCGTGAACATTTTTTTCTGCAGTGATCTGCGGGCGGGGATTGTCATTTTAATCAATTAAGGATAACTATCAAATCAACGTTCAAATTAAAATCTAAGGAAGCTATGCGAAGAATTCTTTTTCTCGCCACGTTGCTCACTTTCTTTGTTCCCCGTTTATGGGCGCAGGAGAAGAAAGTGGTTACCGGTACGGTGAAGGATGCTAACGGCACCCTGTTGCCCGGCGTAACCGTAATGGAAAAAGGGACCCGGAACGGCGTCATGACGGCCGCTGACGGTTCTTTTTCGATCAGTGTGCAACCCGCTGCCACACTGGTGTTCTCATTCATGGGATATGAAACACAGGAAGCTGCCGCCGGCAACGGTGCGCTCAGCATCGTGTTGAAAGATGATGCCAAAAGCCTGAATGAAGTGGTGGTCACCGCTCTCGGCATCAAACGTGAAACCCGCAAACTGGGATACGCCATGACGGAACTGAAAGGCTCCGAACTGGCCAGGACCAATGCCATCAATCCCGTAGCCGCACTGCAGGGTAAAGTGGCCGGGGTGGACATTTCCGGTGCTGCCGGCGGTCCCCAGGCGGCCAACCGTATCGTATTGCGCGGCGCCAAATCACTGAACGGGAAAGATCAACCCATCTTCGTTATCGATGGGGTGATCTTCGAGAATGAAACTGCGGATGATGCCGTGAACTTTGGTAACGTGCTGAAGAATTTCAACCAGGATGAATTTGAAAGCGTATCTATCCTGAAAGGCGCTGCCGCAACGGCATTGTACGGTTCCCGCGCTATCAACGGCGCCGTGCTGATCACCACCAAAAAAGGCGTTACCCGCAAGGGCCTTGGCGTGGATGTAAGCCAGACCGTTCAGTTCGAGCATGCTTACCGCGCACCGATCGCCCTGCAAAATGTGTACGGCGCCGGTACTACCGGTTTCTTCAACAAAGATGCGGACAATCGCAATGTGATCCAGTGGGCTGGCAGCAACAGCTTCGGCCCGAAAATGGAAGGGCAGATGGCCCGGCTCCCGAATGGCGAGTTCGTTCCCTATAGCGCCATGCCGGATAACCAGATGTATGTGTACCAGACCGGCAAGTATTTCAACACCAACGTTGCTGTAGAAGGCGGCACGGATAAGGCGAACTTCCGTTTCTCTTATTCCCGCCTGGATAACAACAGCGTAGAACCTAACAATAAATTCGCGCGTAATTCTTTCTCCCTGCGTTCTTCCGCCATCGTTTCCAAATGGCTGTCCGCCGAAGGGGGCATCACCTACTCTTTCAGCAATACATTGAACCCCAACCGCCAGGGTGGCGACTATACCACGCAGAACTCCGGCCGGAAATGGATATACATTTTCCCGCGGAACTATGATCCCGCATACTGGAGCGCCCGCTATCTCGGTGGCCCGGGCAGAACCACGCTGCAGCAGGACCTGCTGAACGATATCAACCCCACCCACCCGGGCGCGGACTATTGGTTCAGTCTGGATAACGACCGTTGGGAGCGTGATGAAAGGCTGCTGATGGGTAATATGTCACTCACGGCAACGGCTACGGACTGGCTGAAGTTCCTCGTTCGCGGCAACTTCAGTAACGAACAGAATACGGACGACCGGCGCGAGCTCGGCTGGGGCCCCAACTTCGGCGGTTCCCGCGGCCTCTACGCCATCTCCGGCACCAACAGAACGCAGTACACTTTCACCGGTATGGCCATGTTCTCTCCCCGGTTGAATAACGAGGATTTCACGCTGGATGTGAACCTTGGCGCTGAAACCTGGAATTCCGGCATCGGTAACCAGTACAGTGCAAGGACCAACGGCGGCCTCCGTATTCCGGGCCAATACACCATCACCAACAGTGTTGGGCCCGTGGACGCCAGCAACAACAAGATGCTCGCGCGTAAACAGATCAATTCCATATTCCTGTCCGGCAGCCTGTCCTACAAGAATGCTTTCTTCCTGGACGTAACCGGGCGTAATGACTGGTCTTCCGCGCTGATGTACCCCGGTGGCGGCGGCAACTATTCCTATTTCTACCCCTCCGTGAGCGGCGCCTGGGAATTTACCGAAACCTTCAAGGGCAGCCTGCCTGCAGCGATCACGTACGGCAAGCTGCGCGCTTCCTATGCTGTAGTGGGCGGGGATACCGATCCTTATCAGCTGAACTCCGGATACCAGATGGAACAGCTCTGGAACAGCGGAACCAGTACAGGTATGCCTTTGTATTACCTGTATAACAAGGACATCTTTCCGAATGACAACCTGAAACCTTCCATGGCCAACTCTATCGAGTTCGGCGCGGATGTCAGGTTCCTGAACAACAGGCTGGGTGTGGATGTGGCGTATTATAAAACGAACATCAAGAACCAGATACTGAACCTGGATGTGGCGGTGGAATCCGGTGTGTCCAAACGCTTCATCAACGCCGGCAACTTCCAGAACCAGGGTGTGGAGATCGCTATCAATGCAAGGCCCATCGAGAATAAAGATTTCTCCTGGGATGTGAT
This genomic stretch from Chitinophaga sp. XS-30 harbors:
- a CDS encoding DNA-binding protein; the protein is MAGKEKKSFVLRIDGATYEALERWAADEFRSVNGQMEWIIAQALKEAGRLPKGKDKKEEKK
- a CDS encoding SPFH domain-containing protein, producing MEKITRPVSGYLAFALSILTFLGGIYAIIQTSRGESGWIIATIILFLLFIFISKGIMIVNPNHSRVLTFFGKYVGTVKQNGLLWVNPLFRSQNISLRAHNLNGQTLKVNDKMGNPIEIAAVIVWQVSDTYKAAFEVEGFQQYVNVQSEAAVRHLATNCPYERMNDENAEISLRDGGEKVNELLEQELNDRLFAAGITVREARISHLAYAPEIAGAMLQRQQATAIVAARSKIVEGAVGMVEMALEQLSRKQIVSLDEERKAAMVSNLMVVLCAEKAATPVLNTGSLYQ
- a CDS encoding AraC family transcriptional regulator, whose product is MKPILIKVGAFADNQITIIERCDPFFNTPFHFHPECELVYVTESHGKRIVGDSIESFDVGDMVFLGPNIPHVWYNDEAYHHHDESVKARSVVIYFPKDIFGDKFYGLPETKALTDLFHRAQRGMKIIGDTQEKLKEEILTLPRKEGLERIISLLNILRVLSETKDCYYLASTGYSHAYNVKDNHKIDEVFKYVMNNFSKEISLQDVAGITNLSPQSFCRFFKNRTKKSFVQFLNEVRIGHACKRLTEEDWSIAEIAYSCGFKNLSNFNRFFKEIVGKTPKEYKNELRLKEG
- a CDS encoding LacI family DNA-binding transcriptional regulator; its protein translation is MKGVSIKDIAKQAGVSPTTVSFVLNGKAKEKRISDQVSKKILKLASKLKYKPNQLARGLRTGKTKTIGLIVEDIANHFFANVAKIVEEEADKFGYKVLYGSTEDDQVKAKGLLEVLEYRQVDGYIITPTPSLDKEIEALKNARKPMVLMDRYLPQIPTNYVMVNNFQGAYDAAEYLLDTGYSKIALVTTTSEQIQMKERLNGFTAAMKAHNASFPRRMLKKIPFTATSKEAVEQIKSFIKGIPDLDAIFFSTNYLGIYGIESIKELGLKIGEDVALISFDDHDLFRLHTPGITCVAQPINDIARNLIQVLMHELNGNTSQINQVILPATLIKRESCRKIGQQVPA
- a CDS encoding SusC/RagA family TonB-linked outer membrane protein, with the protein product MKRSLLLVLLCLFACNAMLMAQEKRTIRGAVKDDTGLGLIGATVVEKGTTNATVTGENGNFSISVPSNATLVISFIGYKTKEVAASSERLNITLELGTGDLQEVVVTSFGINRQQKALGYAVSTVKGEDLTKTGSPNFATALYGKAPGVRIGATPGGATSAANITIRGINTITGRSQPLIVMDGVPIRDGEVTNNNYWGDQRLRGNGLLDLNPEDIESITVLKGAPAAALYGSEAVNGVLLVTTKKAKGFSVDVNANYNFDEVAYLPRYQNVRGPGAPLHVSNGGQDAAGFIYHDLDGDGVKETRGVLGHTINFGPKFDGQPTLTWDGKIRPYEAQEDNYKGLFRTANNSAVTVAISQSGNNGNFRLSLTRQDNQGVSLGADNSKNIANLNSTLQLGSRVTTDILVNYINQKTKNRPYSIDRMINNFTGMIGRFDNADWYLDKYKTSKGYRFVTGSEQSLTPSENILYPGFRGDIADYVWRVKEHREEELSNRVIASMTNTWQIINDLKLRARIATDFTSSKTESRQTTERPLAFGNSGYYGMQNYNSTILYGDALLTYTKKIADVDLSIMGGYTATKETNTALQRETNGGLSVENWFDLRASVNTAGANNDLNFRNSHVRDAFFGTANLAYKNYLFLEATLRSDRTSTMHPDDNSFLYPSVNAGFVFSDAFQMPAFMNFGKLRASWGMVGNYPTIYQANIAYNQNTLGVQKSGGQPVIYTTIPTTFGNDGIRAEIKKEFEFGLQTRFLNNRLELDVSYYDARIIDQILPLTIAASTGATSVLTNIGTLHNKGLEIGVNGSLIKQRNFSWNSTFNVAWNKNKVVKLATGSDELLHADYDGNAAQLISKVGQPMGDFYVHPIARNSKGEAIIESNGLYKLDEGMVKVGNAMPKLVGGFINTFAYKSFALEAVLDFRIGGHVMPTGINWMISRGLLEESLKYMDKESGGLSYYVSNGKGVRTDAAQGPNGEQVFHDGMLMEGVTQDGLPNTNVMSQAFYYWNTYNWGGPQYSYSRYELYVQKNSYIKMRELSLSYNLPANIAGKIGAKRLQASVFGRNLFYLYRTLKDLDAEQTTAGSRWHQSLTNTGTNPSTRTMGVMVRASF
- a CDS encoding SusD/RagB family nutrient-binding outer membrane lipoprotein — translated: MKKIYFVLFSVLLAGTMSCSRKEFRDSYTNPATVATSSIEKQYAGVIYTSREYVVPSYWHYFVILRITLDRFSQSIGWQNGDNQYVPGGAAVNDRWNNYYNVLGQYRELQKIYNGLADDDKTNQRIYMLTSTIFFYDLTQRSVDLHGAIPWSAAGMLSTNGGDYQKSAAKYDPATEIYTKMLDDLKAFADELNTITIPTALIARFESMDLINNGSLVLWRKYCNSLRLRMLMRVSGVPAFQARANTEIAQILGNSASYPLVGTNTDNIRIDVYDLNSDLHAKGFRTGLEDWNGNIAGKKMIDHMKANSDPRLRAMFEPGANAGGVYHGLDPMATRSAQEAAIASGNIAIYNRSTLSRNEFFPGMLINAAEVSFLLAEYYLKAGNATSARTAYEDGIKQSIDYYYWLRTLSNDATGGALTPTNDTEINAYRTTAAVNWTLALTNAAKLNLIATQKWIHYSVVQPYENWAEIRRLDAPTFSFEVDNSNAQSQPPMRWQYPASEQTYNTANYQAVQADDKLTTKLFWDVQ